In Bacteriovorax stolpii, a single genomic region encodes these proteins:
- a CDS encoding MerR family transcriptional regulator: protein MFGPIEIPNKSSFKINEVCALTGVKSYVLRFWESEFTEIAPMTSSSGQKLYEHRDIEAILLIKKLLFEDKMTIERAKAEMKILMPRESLVEANFADNFSFEDDEALHEDEFLANDSIPEAPAYPERNSQKEVVRETSAPSMTKRVLIESDFQKLMAAKSKLQEILNITEGLHHKNHWS from the coding sequence ATGTTTGGACCAATTGAAATTCCCAACAAATCTTCCTTCAAGATCAATGAAGTTTGTGCGCTCACTGGTGTAAAATCTTATGTTTTACGTTTTTGGGAGTCAGAGTTCACAGAGATTGCTCCAATGACTTCTTCATCAGGACAAAAGCTTTACGAACATCGCGATATCGAAGCGATTCTTCTCATCAAAAAATTACTATTCGAAGATAAAATGACAATTGAGCGCGCGAAGGCAGAGATGAAAATTCTTATGCCTCGCGAGTCTCTTGTTGAAGCAAATTTTGCCGATAACTTTTCATTCGAAGACGATGAAGCGCTTCATGAAGATGAATTCCTGGCAAACGATTCCATTCCTGAAGCACCTGCCTATCCAGAGAGAAATTCTCAAAAAGAAGTGGTTCGCGAGACTTCAGCTCCTTCTATGACTAAAAGAGTGTTGATTGAATCTGACTTCCAAAAGCTGATGGCCGCGAAGTCAAAGCTTCAGGAGATTCTAAACATTACCGAAGGTCTTCATCATAAGAATCACTGGAGCTAA
- a CDS encoding type IV pilus modification PilV family protein, whose translation MAERKIRTTLLGNRSGFTLIEVMIAIAIFAVFASAFVTGFGYNLMDSGKLKEDILLKDFCENKINEIITNPPALSDSLTLTKDTKDVENNNNYQTIVEYKKFFVPDMSKIESSADLEQSQEESQEKQLEKRIFTVFKENMEKMIWQVEVTVKNKSSGETYKLDAWIMNQNADVAIGSF comes from the coding sequence ATGGCTGAAAGAAAGATAAGGACTACACTTCTTGGCAACCGCTCTGGCTTCACACTGATTGAGGTTATGATCGCTATTGCCATTTTTGCTGTGTTTGCTTCGGCCTTCGTAACCGGATTTGGTTACAACCTGATGGACTCGGGAAAACTTAAGGAAGATATACTGCTTAAGGATTTCTGCGAAAATAAAATCAACGAAATCATCACCAATCCTCCGGCACTCTCCGACTCTTTAACGTTAACTAAAGACACAAAAGATGTAGAGAACAACAATAACTATCAGACGATTGTTGAGTATAAAAAATTCTTCGTCCCTGACATGTCAAAAATCGAATCAAGTGCGGACTTAGAGCAATCTCAGGAAGAAAGTCAGGAAAAACAGTTAGAAAAAAGAATTTTTACAGTCTTTAAAGAAAATATGGAAAAGATGATCTGGCAGGTTGAAGTCACTGTGAAAAATAAAAGCTCGGGTGAAACTTATAAACTGGATGCCTGGATCATGAACCAGAATGCGGATGTGGCCATTGGATCATTCTAA
- a CDS encoding PulJ/GspJ family protein has product MDHSKTYSPLKNNQGFTLFEVMIAITILSMISFATYKMIDTNTETKDRVIKEDRQTVQSLTAIGRLDSDISQIYNPLFSNSKIVPTASNSADVYADTNTNANGAFDGRTNNGSLIPQFKSEEKSSIIFLTQANRRKFADSKESRFAWVKYSLRAMEPDPDNPDDKVSGLYEVVRQTIATDIYNSTQDWSKPKFQVVMDKVKELEFSFWDERTKKYTTSLQELNENKNLIRSLKVNVTWIDEDKNEQKLEKTFRVLNPYFNTKQDDIKTGALGGTGGDGSQQGGGFSGGQGTGADQPGEDDDN; this is encoded by the coding sequence TTGGATCATTCTAAGACCTATTCTCCATTAAAAAACAATCAGGGCTTCACTCTTTTTGAAGTCATGATCGCCATTACCATTCTTTCTATGATCTCTTTTGCTACCTACAAAATGATTGATACCAACACTGAAACAAAAGACCGTGTTATCAAGGAAGACCGCCAGACAGTTCAGAGCTTAACGGCCATCGGACGTTTAGATAGCGACATTTCTCAAATCTACAACCCACTTTTTTCTAATTCCAAAATTGTTCCCACAGCAAGTAATTCTGCCGATGTTTATGCTGACACTAACACCAATGCTAATGGTGCTTTTGATGGAAGAACCAACAATGGTTCGCTCATCCCGCAGTTTAAATCAGAAGAAAAATCGAGCATTATCTTCTTAACTCAAGCGAACCGCAGAAAATTTGCCGACTCAAAAGAGTCGCGTTTTGCCTGGGTAAAATACAGCCTGCGTGCCATGGAGCCAGACCCGGATAATCCTGACGATAAAGTCTCGGGCCTTTACGAAGTCGTCCGTCAAACGATAGCCACAGATATCTACAATTCCACTCAAGACTGGTCGAAGCCAAAATTTCAGGTCGTGATGGATAAAGTAAAAGAACTGGAATTTTCTTTCTGGGACGAGAGAACAAAAAAGTACACGACTTCTCTTCAGGAATTAAACGAAAATAAGAATCTTATCCGTTCGCTAAAAGTGAACGTGACGTGGATTGATGAAGACAAAAATGAGCAGAAGCTGGAAAAAACTTTCCGCGTACTCAATCCTTATTTCAACACCAAACAAGACGACATCAAAACCGGGGCCCTTGGCGGCACAGGTGGCGATGGCTCTCAACAAGGTGGCGGATTTTCCGGAGGACAAGGAACAGGTGCTGATCAACCGGGAGAAGACGATGACAATTAG
- the gspF gene encoding type II secretion system inner membrane protein GspF, whose protein sequence is MAIYNYKGIDKSGSEVKGTVNVEGLSAAKTRIRGMGIMLIEISEQTSGTVKKSGGINFGSAVSINDLALMTRQLATLLRAKIQVVEAFSALVDQTENPNLKITLSEIRQKVNEGSSLAKALSDYPKIFDNVYVNMVDAGEASGTLEVVLLKLADFTEGQVKLRNKVKGAMTYPMIMMGAGGAMIGIIFIFVIPKLTRIFVSMKKELPLQTKICIWISNFLMNYWWLVILGLVGGWMLFKRYISTESGRSKYDALVLKLPVVGEIVTMVNVSRFCSTLATLLQSGVPILVSMKIVSNLISNVHMKKAIEDSRSSVSEGASLTGPLVRSELFPPMVTHMIKLGEKSGELEPMLQIVSENYEDQVNSKLAGLTSILEPIMMVAMGLVVAFIIFSVVVPLIDLNSVGR, encoded by the coding sequence ATGGCGATTTATAATTATAAAGGGATTGATAAATCTGGAAGTGAAGTTAAAGGCACTGTGAATGTCGAAGGACTAAGTGCTGCCAAGACGCGTATTCGTGGAATGGGAATCATGCTGATTGAAATCAGCGAACAAACTTCCGGCACTGTGAAAAAAAGCGGCGGAATTAATTTCGGAAGTGCCGTTTCAATCAATGACCTCGCCCTAATGACCAGACAGCTGGCCACTCTCCTTCGCGCTAAAATTCAAGTCGTCGAGGCCTTCAGTGCTCTGGTTGACCAGACAGAAAATCCAAACTTAAAAATCACCCTTTCCGAAATCAGACAAAAAGTTAACGAAGGGTCATCGCTGGCCAAAGCTCTTTCTGATTACCCAAAAATCTTTGACAACGTTTACGTCAACATGGTCGATGCCGGAGAAGCATCAGGTACACTTGAAGTTGTTCTTTTAAAACTGGCCGACTTTACGGAAGGACAGGTAAAACTAAGAAACAAAGTCAAAGGGGCCATGACTTATCCAATGATCATGATGGGTGCCGGTGGCGCCATGATCGGGATCATTTTCATCTTCGTTATTCCCAAACTAACCAGAATCTTCGTTTCAATGAAGAAGGAACTCCCTCTTCAGACAAAAATCTGTATCTGGATTTCAAACTTCCTGATGAACTACTGGTGGCTGGTCATTTTAGGACTCGTCGGCGGATGGATGCTCTTTAAGCGCTACATTTCAACAGAGTCAGGACGATCTAAGTACGATGCTCTTGTGCTAAAACTTCCGGTGGTCGGAGAAATCGTGACCATGGTTAACGTCAGCCGTTTTTGCTCTACACTTGCCACACTACTTCAGTCAGGTGTTCCAATCCTGGTCTCAATGAAGATTGTTTCGAACCTGATTTCTAACGTTCACATGAAGAAGGCCATCGAAGACTCTCGCTCAAGCGTCTCCGAAGGAGCTTCTTTAACCGGCCCCCTTGTCCGATCAGAGCTTTTCCCTCCGATGGTTACCCACATGATTAAGCTGGGTGAAAAATCAGGGGAACTAGAGCCGATGCTGCAAATTGTTTCAGAAAACTACGAAGATCAGGTAAATTCAAAACTTGCTGGACTAACATCCATCCTAGAACCTATAATGATGGTAGCAATGGGACTTGTAGTAGCATTTATTATCTTTTCGGTAGTAGTGCCGCTTATTGATCTCAATAGCGTTGGAAGATAA
- a CDS encoding type II secretion system protein GspL, translating to MNILAIDIGAYSVKFIEVRPERKNYVLVEKQEIILEEVKPHYPHITNLSDLQKEIISNYIQKKPNDIRVIMQMPNEMLTTRYLEIPGTSKRKTEQIIPFQLEENLPYSLNNAHFSSRINKKSNSFSVLSNITQFNVFKDFFGYFETKEAQPSIVTSEVSVMQAYVDHIRMNDTCCIIDLGHKTTKVYFVQNRQIVSNHTSYVAGNAINEVIARTYQISLENAIIYKHENAFMLNDEQLEEVSPEQKGFALLMKQVFNPLILDLKRWEIGHRVKFGTSIDKFYIFGGTSSINNIDNFIYYHTGIPVETLPPLLDLKNDYTAHDKNFYLAKMMAISQKAPSSIINFLTGKFQTASNAFISVHSAVFIWVRTTFIALLLILGLVGERFIFLQKQNADADKKIKALLNRGNLALSAPDRKAYDKNPNRVLNVLKKKNKIVKDEVSSILSSQSVNALRPLALLSKTINNNPKVNLEKFTSDGFEVKAVFSSLEPVELENMEKVLKGSGLPGLVVNYKPGQATLELQFEDK from the coding sequence ATGAACATACTGGCCATTGATATTGGTGCCTATTCAGTCAAGTTTATTGAAGTAAGGCCCGAGCGCAAAAATTATGTGTTGGTTGAAAAACAAGAAATCATTCTTGAAGAAGTCAAACCACATTACCCACACATCACAAATCTTTCTGATTTGCAGAAAGAAATTATCAGCAATTATATTCAGAAAAAACCAAACGACATCAGAGTCATTATGCAGATGCCTAATGAAATGCTGACGACGAGATACCTGGAAATTCCAGGAACATCAAAAAGAAAAACAGAACAGATCATTCCGTTTCAGCTGGAAGAAAACCTTCCCTACTCACTAAACAATGCTCACTTCAGCTCGCGCATCAATAAAAAGAGCAACAGCTTTTCTGTTTTAAGTAACATTACTCAATTCAACGTCTTTAAAGATTTCTTTGGTTATTTTGAAACGAAAGAAGCACAACCTTCAATCGTGACCAGCGAAGTTTCAGTGATGCAGGCCTACGTGGATCACATCCGCATGAATGATACTTGTTGTATCATCGACCTGGGACATAAGACGACAAAAGTTTATTTCGTTCAAAATCGTCAGATTGTTTCTAACCACACTTCTTACGTGGCGGGAAATGCAATCAACGAAGTCATTGCCAGAACGTATCAGATCTCGCTGGAAAATGCGATTATCTATAAACATGAAAACGCTTTCATGCTCAACGATGAACAGCTGGAAGAAGTTTCTCCTGAACAAAAAGGGTTCGCCCTTTTAATGAAGCAGGTCTTCAATCCCCTGATCCTCGATTTAAAAAGATGGGAAATCGGTCACCGTGTAAAATTTGGAACGAGTATCGACAAGTTTTATATTTTTGGTGGAACAAGCAGTATCAACAACATCGATAACTTTATTTACTACCATACTGGAATCCCGGTGGAGACACTGCCTCCTCTTCTGGATTTAAAGAATGATTACACTGCCCACGATAAAAACTTTTATCTGGCAAAGATGATGGCCATCTCTCAAAAGGCCCCATCGAGTATCATCAACTTCCTGACAGGAAAATTCCAGACCGCTTCCAATGCTTTTATCTCGGTTCACTCTGCCGTCTTCATCTGGGTAAGAACGACTTTTATCGCTCTGCTTTTGATCCTGGGTCTGGTTGGGGAAAGATTTATTTTCCTGCAAAAGCAAAACGCTGATGCTGACAAAAAAATCAAGGCCCTGCTTAACCGCGGGAATCTGGCCCTCTCAGCTCCAGATAGAAAAGCATATGATAAGAACCCTAACCGCGTTTTAAACGTTCTTAAAAAGAAAAATAAAATCGTTAAAGATGAAGTTTCATCTATTCTCTCTTCTCAATCAGTCAACGCTCTAAGACCTCTGGCCCTTTTGAGTAAAACGATTAACAACAACCCAAAAGTGAATCTTGAAAAATTCACCAGTGACGGATTTGAAGTTAAAGCAGTCTTCTCTTCTCTTGAGCCGGTTGAACTTGAGAACATGGAAAAAGTCCTAAAGGGCTCAGGTCTTCCTGGACTCGTCGTCAACTACAAACCTGGACAGGCCACTTTGGAACTCCAGTTTGAGGATAAATAG
- the gspG gene encoding type II secretion system major pseudopilin GspG, whose translation MENMSFTKALAQNQRGFSLIEILIALTLLAIAGTFVVGRFNDTLIEGKIKSAKIQMSNLDARLKEFRRKCSFYPSTEQGLEALISKPTGGRECKDYPPNGFIDGDGIPKDPWDNDYVYESDGKTYNIYSYGDDGEAGGEGNEADIYLRAPKGGAAASGGGETGGEAAPAE comes from the coding sequence ATGGAAAACATGTCGTTTACTAAAGCTCTTGCTCAGAATCAAAGAGGTTTCTCTTTGATCGAGATCCTCATCGCTCTTACTCTACTAGCTATCGCTGGTACATTCGTTGTTGGTCGTTTTAACGACACACTTATCGAAGGAAAAATTAAATCTGCAAAAATCCAGATGAGTAACCTGGACGCCCGCTTAAAAGAATTCAGAAGAAAGTGTAGCTTCTACCCTTCTACTGAACAAGGTCTTGAGGCCCTGATCTCTAAGCCAACAGGCGGAAGAGAATGTAAGGACTATCCACCTAATGGATTCATTGATGGTGATGGTATTCCAAAGGATCCATGGGACAACGATTATGTTTATGAGTCTGATGGAAAAACTTACAACATCTACTCTTACGGAGACGACGGTGAAGCTGGCGGTGAAGGCAATGAAGCTGACATCTATTTAAGAGCACCAAAAGGTGGAGCTGCTGCCTCTGGTGGTGGAGAAACTGGCGGTGAGGCTGCTCCAGCGGAATAA
- a CDS encoding pilus assembly FimT family protein, protein MELLPLVVEKLAVRLLQRNKFIQAKLLKSNQGFTVIEILIALVLITLVMAMALSNPFSTSQDLDQESDNIERAIRFMSDEAVLRNSVVRLHFMLGKAPQEYAVEYGPSSSFVLPPEPEHESTSQSKEEEEKEAKRLKETNMQFNKVQEFQDSNKEMPEGVKILGVGNGNSEKFKSTGDVSVYTFPTGEKDDAIIILANDENVISLEVNPFNQKIEKKTHKLENPGNREINDLQAAKAKEIFETWLKER, encoded by the coding sequence GTGGAGCTGCTGCCTCTGGTGGTGGAGAAACTGGCGGTGAGGCTGCTCCAGCGGAATAAATTTATTCAAGCAAAACTTCTAAAATCAAACCAAGGCTTCACGGTCATCGAAATCCTGATAGCCTTGGTTTTGATCACTCTCGTAATGGCCATGGCCCTCTCTAACCCCTTCTCTACCAGTCAAGACTTAGATCAAGAAAGCGACAACATCGAAAGAGCTATTCGTTTTATGAGCGATGAAGCTGTACTAAGAAACTCAGTCGTTCGCCTGCATTTCATGCTGGGAAAGGCCCCTCAGGAATACGCTGTTGAATACGGTCCAAGCTCTTCTTTTGTCCTTCCCCCAGAGCCGGAGCATGAATCGACGTCTCAAAGTAAAGAGGAAGAAGAAAAAGAAGCGAAACGGCTAAAAGAAACCAATATGCAATTTAATAAAGTTCAGGAATTTCAGGATTCCAACAAAGAAATGCCAGAAGGTGTTAAGATATTAGGTGTTGGCAATGGAAACTCGGAAAAATTTAAGAGCACCGGTGATGTCTCTGTCTACACTTTCCCTACCGGGGAAAAAGACGATGCGATCATCATCCTGGCCAATGATGAAAATGTGATTTCACTGGAAGTGAATCCGTTTAATCAAAAAATAGAAAAGAAAACTCATAAACTTGAAAACCCTGGAAACCGCGAGATCAACGATCTGCAGGCGGCAAAGGCAAAAGAAATTTTTGAGACATGGCTGAAAGAAAGATAA
- a CDS encoding integration host factor subunit alpha, whose amino-acid sequence MSLTKADIVERVYKEAGFSKKEAADLVDLVFKVIKDTLSKGEKVKISGFGNFSIRDKATRVGRNPQTGEAMDISARRVLTFKPSQVLKEDVTMRYAHRLDEKGNENKSLPPKEGTARALSSFMSNTDDGDDDMDFSPEDEDND is encoded by the coding sequence ATGAGTCTCACGAAGGCCGACATCGTTGAACGAGTGTATAAAGAAGCTGGTTTCTCGAAGAAAGAAGCAGCAGATTTAGTTGATCTCGTATTTAAAGTAATCAAAGATACTCTCTCAAAAGGAGAGAAGGTAAAGATATCTGGTTTTGGAAATTTTTCCATCAGAGACAAGGCAACACGTGTAGGGCGTAACCCGCAAACAGGTGAAGCAATGGATATCTCTGCAAGAAGAGTTTTGACTTTTAAGCCTTCACAAGTGCTTAAAGAAGATGTCACAATGAGATATGCTCACCGTCTGGATGAAAAAGGAAATGAAAATAAGTCACTTCCTCCAAAAGAAGGAACGGCAAGAGCTCTAAGCTCATTCATGTCGAACACTGATGATGGTGATGACGATATGGACTTTTCACCTGAGGATGAAGACAACGATTAG
- a CDS encoding polyprenyl synthetase family protein, protein MQTQQLEKMLAHHLAGNLPHHAIKDVYEYAVLPGGKLFRPHLVWSVFSDLNPEAFLASKENLNSNHAKLSSGVEFHHTYTLLHDDLPAMDNDLTRRGKPCTHIAYGEWQALLAGDGLLNISYQLLSKINHPRSQDLFRFFSWALGPKGLIHGQVLDLSHEMTKSFANTLRTHELKTARLIQVAILGSALISLLKKDAKKEKALWRYSRLLGVNFQLIDDLSELAESELSQHELDVNPWLRFGEDCLLETSRGLSEFARLSGELKLNNTDKIVADYYAKMLSIIEPNLKTINGHLKGRLDLAPVILMMKTFGNV, encoded by the coding sequence ATGCAGACACAACAGCTCGAAAAAATGCTCGCTCACCATTTAGCGGGTAACCTTCCTCACCACGCCATCAAAGACGTTTATGAATACGCTGTGCTTCCTGGTGGAAAACTTTTTCGTCCTCACCTGGTCTGGTCTGTTTTTTCTGATTTAAACCCGGAAGCTTTTTTAGCTTCAAAAGAAAACTTAAATTCTAACCACGCTAAACTCTCTTCTGGCGTGGAATTTCACCATACGTACACTTTGCTTCACGATGACCTGCCGGCGATGGATAACGACCTCACAAGGCGTGGAAAACCGTGCACGCATATTGCTTACGGTGAATGGCAGGCGCTGCTTGCTGGAGATGGCCTGTTAAATATTTCTTATCAACTGCTTTCAAAAATCAATCACCCGAGATCTCAGGACCTATTTAGGTTTTTTAGCTGGGCGCTTGGCCCAAAGGGATTGATCCACGGCCAGGTTTTAGATCTTTCTCACGAAATGACAAAATCTTTTGCCAACACTCTTCGCACCCACGAACTAAAGACGGCCCGCCTGATTCAGGTGGCGATTCTTGGAAGTGCACTCATCTCTCTTCTAAAAAAAGACGCAAAAAAAGAAAAAGCTCTCTGGAGATACTCAAGACTTCTGGGTGTGAACTTTCAACTTATTGACGACCTTTCTGAGCTTGCAGAAAGTGAGCTCTCTCAGCATGAGCTGGATGTAAACCCATGGCTTCGTTTCGGCGAAGATTGCCTTCTGGAGACGTCTCGTGGTCTCTCTGAGTTCGCTCGCCTCTCGGGTGAATTGAAATTAAACAATACGGATAAAATCGTGGCAGATTACTACGCAAAAATGCTCTCGATTATTGAACCGAACCTAAAAACAATCAATGGTCACTTAAAAGGGAGACTGGATTTAGCTCCAGTGATTCTTATGATGAAGACCTTCGGTAATGTTTAG
- the gspE gene encoding type II secretion system ATPase GspE: MKISDHMMEKVEGQKEKIGQLLLKHTSLTDAQLEEALEIQHESGMLLGEILLKKNYINPHDIIKVICHQVDIPYLNELKLEEIDPNLTLNISINYAKTHEVLPILETEYSITVLVTDPFNFDAINDIQEIFKKEVKMVVASPLKVQDAINRIYERANRNVVDSIEGDFDENLDLDGPIDILEAGADEAPVIRFVNSIIFRAIKERASDIHIEPYEKEVVYRFRINRVMREILRQPIKTQAAVTSRLKVMTKSMDIAEKRLPQDGRIKIKMAGKDIDIRVSVVPIQNGERIVMRVLEKSNNILTLENLGFHGQNLKALDELSKRKHGVVYVSGPTGHGKTTTLFAMLDRINTPDKMIITVEDPVEYELQGISQIQVNHKIDLTFARALRSILRQNPDVIMVGETRDLETAEMAIQASLTGHFVLSTIHTNDASSAPNRLIDMGVQPFLIASSLAGVLAQRLIRTLCNDCKEAYTPTDYDFQMLDVHSMPKEATLYKPKGCPKCNYLGYASMTVVSELLIITDDIRPLILKKADASTVKKMAMKNGMKSLRQDALEKVFKGITSVEEMVRAINEEDEETQH; this comes from the coding sequence GTGAAAATATCCGATCACATGATGGAAAAAGTTGAAGGCCAGAAAGAAAAAATCGGCCAGCTCCTTTTGAAACATACATCGCTCACCGACGCCCAGCTGGAAGAGGCCCTGGAGATTCAACACGAATCAGGAATGCTTCTGGGTGAAATTCTTTTAAAGAAGAATTACATCAATCCGCACGATATCATTAAAGTGATCTGCCACCAGGTGGACATTCCTTATTTAAATGAATTAAAGCTTGAAGAAATCGACCCGAACCTGACGTTAAACATCAGCATCAACTACGCCAAGACTCACGAAGTCCTGCCGATCTTAGAAACGGAATACTCTATCACTGTTCTAGTGACAGACCCGTTTAACTTTGATGCGATTAACGACATCCAGGAAATTTTTAAGAAAGAAGTTAAGATGGTTGTCGCCAGCCCGCTTAAAGTTCAAGACGCCATTAACCGCATCTACGAAAGAGCAAACCGCAACGTGGTCGACTCAATCGAAGGAGACTTCGACGAGAACCTGGACCTGGATGGACCGATTGATATCCTTGAAGCTGGAGCTGATGAAGCACCAGTTATTCGTTTTGTGAACTCGATCATCTTCCGCGCCATTAAAGAGCGCGCCTCAGATATTCACATCGAGCCTTACGAAAAAGAAGTTGTTTACCGCTTCCGTATCAACCGAGTGATGAGAGAAATTCTGCGCCAGCCGATTAAAACTCAGGCCGCAGTAACGTCTCGTCTAAAAGTTATGACAAAGTCGATGGATATCGCTGAAAAACGTCTCCCTCAAGACGGTCGTATCAAAATTAAGATGGCCGGAAAGGACATCGATATTCGTGTGAGTGTTGTTCCTATTCAAAACGGTGAACGTATCGTAATGAGGGTTCTAGAAAAATCAAACAACATCCTGACTCTGGAAAACCTGGGCTTCCACGGACAAAACTTAAAAGCACTTGATGAACTTTCAAAAAGAAAACACGGTGTCGTTTACGTATCGGGACCTACTGGTCACGGTAAAACGACGACCCTCTTTGCAATGCTAGACCGTATCAATACACCAGATAAAATGATCATCACGGTTGAAGACCCAGTGGAATACGAACTGCAAGGGATTTCGCAAATCCAGGTTAACCATAAAATTGACCTGACATTTGCCCGCGCACTCCGCTCTATTCTTCGTCAAAACCCGGACGTCATCATGGTCGGGGAAACGCGTGACTTGGAGACAGCAGAGATGGCGATCCAGGCTTCATTAACGGGTCACTTTGTTCTTTCAACGATTCACACCAACGACGCTTCGTCTGCTCCTAACCGTCTTATCGATATGGGAGTTCAGCCGTTTCTTATTGCTTCTTCACTGGCGGGAGTTCTCGCTCAACGCCTTATTCGTACTCTTTGCAATGACTGTAAAGAAGCTTACACTCCTACTGATTACGACTTCCAAATGCTGGATGTTCACTCAATGCCAAAAGAAGCGACACTTTATAAACCAAAAGGATGTCCAAAGTGTAACTACCTTGGATACGCCAGCATGACAGTCGTTTCAGAACTTTTAATTATCACAGATGACATTCGCCCTTTAATCCTAAAGAAGGCCGATGCCTCAACTGTAAAAAAGATGGCAATGAAAAACGGAATGAAATCTCTTCGCCAGGACGCCCTGGAAAAAGTTTTCAAAGGAATCACTTCAGTTGAAGAAATGGTACGTGCGATCAACGAAGAAGATGAGGAAACACAACACTAA